The following proteins are encoded in a genomic region of Oncorhynchus kisutch isolate 150728-3 linkage group LG4, Okis_V2, whole genome shotgun sequence:
- the LOC109888676 gene encoding CD209 antigen-like protein E isoform X1 yields MENIYANISAETVKVLHDPNIETQDVTSSGMAGRQQFAKSNHLKGAVVCLGLLCVLLLTGIIGLCAHYNRVASDFEEEQTKLLTETDQLKGEIVNLQKKLLFMEHHFKMGWRHFGSSFYLFSTVEKTWEQSKQDCVGSGADLVIIDSREEQNFINGFNGMFWIGLSDRETEGSWKWVDGTPLTIEYWKSGEPNSYEGEEDCAERSLIYSNTDQSWNDVPCGQRKLGICEKVAYP; encoded by the exons ATGGAGAATATTTATGCTAATATTAGTGCTGAAACCGTAAAGGTTCTTCATGACCCCAACATTGAGACCCAGGATGTCACCTCCAGTGGTATGGCAGGAAGGCAACAATTTG CAAAGAGTAACCACCTCAAAGGTGCTGTTGTGTGTCTGGGGCTGCTGTGTGTTCTTTTACTGACTGGGATCATAGGCCTTTGTGCCCACT ACAACAGAGTGGCAAGTGACTTTGAGGAGGAGCAGACTAAGCTattgacagagacagaccagcTGAAGGGGGAGATAGTTAACCTTCAAAAGAAATTATTGTTTATGG AGCATCATTTTAAAATGGGATGGCGTCATTTTGGATCCAGTTTTTACCTCTTCTCCACTGTGGAGAAGACTTGGGAGCAGAGCAAACAGGACTGTGTAGGGAGTGGAGCCGACCTGGTGATCATagacagcagagaggaacag AATTTTATCAATGGATTCAATGGGATGTTCTGGATTggtctgtctgacagagagacagaggggtcaTGGAAATGGGTGGATGGAACACCACTGACCAtaga GTACTGGAAGAGTGGAGAGCCTAACAGTTATGAAGGTGAAGAGGACTGTGCTGAGAGAAGCTTAATTTATTCTAACACAGATCAGAGCTGGAATGATGTACCATGTGGTCAACGGAAGTTAGGGATCTGTGAGAAAGTGGCTTATCCGTAA
- the LOC109888676 gene encoding CD209 antigen-like protein A isoform X2 — MENIYANISAETVKVLHDPNIETQDVTSSGMAGRQQFDNRVASDFEEEQTKLLTETDQLKGEIVNLQKKLLFMEHHFKMGWRHFGSSFYLFSTVEKTWEQSKQDCVGSGADLVIIDSREEQNFINGFNGMFWIGLSDRETEGSWKWVDGTPLTIEYWKSGEPNSYEGEEDCAERSLIYSNTDQSWNDVPCGQRKLGICEKVAYP; from the exons ATGGAGAATATTTATGCTAATATTAGTGCTGAAACCGTAAAGGTTCTTCATGACCCCAACATTGAGACCCAGGATGTCACCTCCAGTGGTATGGCAGGAAGGCAACAATTTG ACAACAGAGTGGCAAGTGACTTTGAGGAGGAGCAGACTAAGCTattgacagagacagaccagcTGAAGGGGGAGATAGTTAACCTTCAAAAGAAATTATTGTTTATGG AGCATCATTTTAAAATGGGATGGCGTCATTTTGGATCCAGTTTTTACCTCTTCTCCACTGTGGAGAAGACTTGGGAGCAGAGCAAACAGGACTGTGTAGGGAGTGGAGCCGACCTGGTGATCATagacagcagagaggaacag AATTTTATCAATGGATTCAATGGGATGTTCTGGATTggtctgtctgacagagagacagaggggtcaTGGAAATGGGTGGATGGAACACCACTGACCAtaga GTACTGGAAGAGTGGAGAGCCTAACAGTTATGAAGGTGAAGAGGACTGTGCTGAGAGAAGCTTAATTTATTCTAACACAGATCAGAGCTGGAATGATGTACCATGTGGTCAACGGAAGTTAGGGATCTGTGAGAAAGTGGCTTATCCGTAA